From the genome of Muricauda sp. SCSIO 64092, one region includes:
- a CDS encoding SulP family inorganic anion transporter, translated as MVTFVAMLKRYFPILEWLPNYKRASLSGDISAGITVGVMLIPQGMAYALIAGLPPVYGLYAALVPNLLYAFIGSSRKLAVGPVALDSLIVASSLAAMKLANMEDYIAMALFLALLVGVLQLVMGFFRMGFLANFLSRPVVNGFTSAAALVIAVSQLKYLFGLELETIGTFSTFSAVLQNLGQTNFYDLSIGIGAILVIWGLKKLNRKLPAAMLVVILSIIGIYFFMVNETDVHILGTVPQGLPAFVLPKFTTSQLVIALPTALALAFIAFAEAMTIAKAVEQQSNDQYTEPNQELRALGFSNLVGSFFQSFPTNAGLSRTAVNVEEGAQTGFASIISAIIVGATLLFLTPFFYYLPKSVLGAIILVAVYGLIDMQYPRQLLKQQKDEFVLFLITFFTTLLIGISEGIIFGVLFSLVLLVYRISKPHIAVLGKIKGMEYFKNINRFSEEVEVHDAVLMIRFDAQLFFANVQYFKTALLKEVDKKGEALKYVILNAEPVNYLDDTAAKQLQTLIVQLRDRGIVFKLAGAIGPLRDILKKSGLVEVIGQDNIYVRTAEAYADSLEKVERTAIQEKVSLQHKES; from the coding sequence GTGGTTACCTTTGTGGCCATGTTAAAACGGTATTTCCCAATATTGGAGTGGCTGCCCAACTATAAAAGGGCATCCCTTTCCGGGGATATTTCTGCGGGGATAACGGTAGGTGTCATGTTGATTCCACAGGGAATGGCCTATGCCCTAATTGCTGGCCTGCCCCCGGTATATGGGTTGTACGCTGCCCTGGTCCCCAACCTGCTTTATGCGTTTATAGGGTCCAGTAGAAAACTGGCCGTTGGCCCAGTAGCCTTGGATTCCTTGATCGTGGCCTCAAGTTTGGCGGCCATGAAACTGGCGAATATGGAGGACTACATCGCCATGGCCCTTTTTTTGGCATTGTTGGTCGGGGTCTTGCAACTGGTCATGGGATTTTTCCGAATGGGGTTTTTGGCCAACTTTCTTTCCAGGCCCGTGGTCAATGGATTTACTTCGGCAGCGGCACTGGTCATTGCCGTGAGCCAATTGAAATACCTCTTTGGTCTGGAACTGGAAACCATAGGCACTTTTTCTACTTTTAGTGCGGTACTCCAAAATTTGGGGCAAACCAATTTTTATGACCTTTCCATTGGAATTGGGGCCATCCTGGTCATTTGGGGGTTAAAAAAGCTGAACCGTAAGCTTCCAGCTGCCATGTTGGTGGTCATCCTCTCCATTATCGGCATCTATTTTTTTATGGTAAACGAAACGGATGTCCATATTCTGGGAACTGTTCCCCAAGGATTGCCGGCCTTTGTGCTCCCAAAGTTTACAACCTCACAGTTGGTCATAGCCCTTCCCACGGCATTGGCTTTGGCTTTTATCGCTTTTGCGGAGGCCATGACCATTGCCAAAGCGGTTGAGCAACAATCCAATGACCAGTATACGGAGCCAAACCAGGAATTAAGGGCATTGGGCTTTTCCAATCTCGTAGGCTCCTTTTTTCAGTCCTTTCCGACGAATGCCGGCTTGTCACGGACCGCAGTGAATGTGGAAGAAGGGGCCCAAACAGGTTTCGCCTCAATAATAAGTGCCATCATAGTTGGAGCAACATTGCTCTTTTTGACCCCGTTTTTTTACTATTTGCCCAAATCCGTTTTGGGTGCCATTATTTTAGTAGCGGTCTATGGCCTTATTGACATGCAATACCCGAGACAATTGCTCAAACAACAAAAGGATGAATTTGTTTTGTTCCTAATTACCTTTTTCACCACACTTCTAATTGGCATATCCGAAGGTATTATTTTTGGGGTATTGTTCTCCTTGGTCCTGTTGGTGTATAGAATCTCCAAACCCCATATTGCGGTTCTTGGAAAAATAAAGGGGATGGAGTATTTTAAGAATATAAATCGTTTTAGTGAAGAGGTGGAAGTTCATGATGCGGTTTTAATGATACGTTTTGATGCCCAATTGTTTTTTGCCAATGTGCAGTATTTCAAAACTGCCCTGTTAAAGGAAGTGGATAAAAAGGGGGAAGCACTAAAATATGTCATTCTCAATGCCGAACCTGTAAATTACCTGGACGATACCGCTGCAAAGCAATTACAGACCTTGATCGTACAGTTGCGTGATAGGGGCATTGTCTTTAAACTGGCCGGAGCCATTGGTCCCCTACGTGACATCCTTAAAAAAAGCGGATTGGTGGAGGTAATAGGGCAGGACAATATCTATGTGAGAACGGCAGAGGCCTATGCGGATAGTTTGGAAAAAGTGGAGCGTACCGCCATTCAGGAAAAAGTTTCACTCCAACATAAAGAATCGTAA
- a CDS encoding MBL fold metallo-hydrolase: protein MNIEQIYTGCLAQGAYYIESEGEVAIIDPLREVQPYLERAKRDKAKIKYIFETHFHADFVSGHVTLSRETGAPIVYGPSAKPSFEAIIAEDGQVFPLGKLEIIALHTPGHTMESTTYLLRDENGKDHAIFSGDTLFLGDVGRPDLAQKAANMTQEELAATLYDSLRTKIMPLADDVIVYPAHGAGSACGKNMMKETVDTLGNQKQMNYALRADMTKEEFVKEVTDGLLPPPQYFPLNVKMNKEGYDDIEDVIERGAVGLSPEAFETAANETGAVVLDVRHQSDFAKAHIPRSIFIGLGGSFAPWVGALIADVKQPILLITPDGKEEETITRLSRVGFDGTIGFLKGGLEAWIAAGKDTDSVTSMDAEAFKVHVEAKAPIFDVRKETEYNAEHLEDAHLTPLDFLNDHLAAFPAKDTFYVHCAGGYRSMIAASILKSRGIHNLVDVAGGFGAIKKAGIKTTDFVCPTTSN from the coding sequence ATGAACATAGAACAGATATATACCGGATGCTTGGCTCAAGGGGCCTATTATATTGAAAGTGAGGGAGAGGTGGCCATTATAGACCCTCTTCGCGAGGTTCAACCGTATCTTGAGCGTGCAAAACGGGATAAGGCTAAGATCAAATACATTTTTGAAACCCACTTTCATGCCGATTTTGTGAGTGGCCACGTAACCCTTTCCAGGGAAACCGGGGCTCCAATAGTATATGGTCCCAGTGCCAAACCTTCTTTTGAGGCCATTATTGCAGAGGATGGTCAGGTGTTTCCCTTGGGGAAGCTTGAGATCATAGCGTTGCACACCCCAGGACATACCATGGAAAGCACTACCTATTTGTTGCGGGATGAAAACGGGAAAGATCATGCCATTTTTAGTGGGGACACCCTTTTTCTAGGCGATGTGGGACGACCTGATTTGGCACAAAAAGCAGCCAATATGACCCAAGAAGAGCTGGCCGCCACCTTATACGATAGCCTTAGGACCAAGATCATGCCCCTGGCAGATGATGTCATCGTATATCCCGCGCACGGTGCGGGTTCTGCCTGCGGTAAGAATATGATGAAGGAAACGGTGGATACGTTGGGGAACCAGAAGCAAATGAACTATGCCCTGCGTGCCGATATGACAAAGGAAGAGTTTGTAAAGGAGGTTACGGACGGATTATTGCCCCCACCCCAATACTTCCCTTTGAACGTTAAAATGAACAAGGAAGGATATGATGATATTGAAGACGTTATCGAACGCGGAGCCGTTGGGCTGTCCCCGGAAGCTTTTGAAACTGCTGCCAACGAAACCGGAGCCGTGGTATTGGACGTTCGTCACCAAAGTGATTTTGCCAAAGCGCATATCCCCAGATCCATTTTTATTGGCTTGGGCGGGAGCTTTGCCCCTTGGGTCGGCGCTTTGATAGCCGATGTAAAACAACCTATTTTGTTGATTACCCCTGACGGTAAGGAAGAAGAAACCATAACCCGACTGTCCAGGGTTGGTTTTGATGGTACCATAGGGTTTCTAAAAGGAGGTTTGGAGGCTTGGATAGCTGCCGGTAAGGATACGGATAGCGTAACAAGCATGGATGCAGAAGCTTTTAAGGTCCATGTTGAAGCAAAGGCACCCATCTTTGACGTTAGAAAGGAAACGGAATACAATGCGGAACATCTGGAAGATGCCCACCTAACACCCCTCGATTTTTTAAACGACCACTTGGCGGCGTTTCCGGCAAAAGACACCTTCTATGTGCACTGTGCAGGAGGCTACCGAAGTATGATAGCGGCCTCCATCCTAAAGAGTCGTGGTATCCATAATTTGGTGGATGTTGCGGGAGGATTTGGAGCCATTAAAAAAGCAGGAATCAAAACTACGGACTTCGTTTGTCCAACAACTTCAAACTAA
- a CDS encoding rhodanese-like domain-containing protein: MKRCLLCCLFLGLSLSCKEETPAKITIVDKTFFQKEVVGKKVQLVDVRTQEEYESGHIDDALNFNIIDKKTFLEQIEGLDKEEPVYLYCRMGGRSNRAAELMKKKGFTQIFDYSGGYKDWVTE; this comes from the coding sequence ATGAAGCGTTGCTTGCTTTGTTGCCTGTTCTTAGGTTTAAGTCTTTCCTGTAAAGAGGAAACGCCTGCAAAGATCACCATTGTGGACAAGACCTTTTTTCAGAAAGAGGTTGTTGGGAAAAAGGTACAATTGGTGGATGTGCGTACCCAGGAGGAGTACGAATCCGGGCATATCGATGATGCCCTTAACTTTAACATTATTGATAAAAAAACCTTTTTGGAACAGATAGAAGGCCTGGACAAAGAAGAACCGGTGTACCTGTATTGCAGAATGGGAGGGCGTAGCAATAGGGCGGCAGAATTGATGAAAAAGAAAGGGTTTACCCAAATTTTTGATTATTCGGGCGGTTACAAAGATTGGGTGACAGAATAA
- a CDS encoding heavy-metal-associated domain-containing protein, whose translation MKTTIAIQNLKCGGCAATIKNKVSELEGVDTVEVDELEGAVSVVYAHENVLLGIKQKLAALGYPEVDSENGLLTKTKSFVSCAAGRLSKS comes from the coding sequence ATGAAAACTACAATTGCCATTCAAAATTTAAAGTGCGGTGGTTGTGCTGCCACTATTAAAAATAAAGTAAGTGAACTTGAAGGGGTGGATACCGTTGAAGTCGATGAATTGGAAGGTGCGGTAAGTGTTGTGTATGCCCACGAAAATGTACTTTTGGGCATAAAACAAAAGCTGGCGGCTCTGGGCTATCCCGAGGTGGATAGCGAAAATGGGCTGCTTACCAAAACAAAGTCTTTTGTGAGCTGTGCCGCCGGTCGACTATCAAAATCATGA